From one Micromonospora siamensis genomic stretch:
- the truA gene encoding tRNA pseudouridine(38-40) synthase TruA, producing MDERIRLRLDVSYDGTDFSGWAVQPNRRTVAGALVEALDLVLGAGTATGLTVAGRTDAGVHATGQVCHLDLPADVWREHDGLLLRRLGRLLPGDVRVRAMTEVPGDFDARFSATFRRYEYRVTDAPWGAEPLRRRDTLAWPKPLDLGALNAAAAGLVGEHDFAAYCRRKENATTVREVTRLDWRRDPDGILVATVQADAFCQNMVRSLVGAMLVAGDGRRPVQWPGSLLSRRERSSEVTVAPAHGLALVEVGYPTDPAGYADRAEVTRRLRVPVTEG from the coding sequence GTGGACGAGCGGATCCGGCTGCGGCTGGACGTCTCCTACGACGGCACGGACTTCTCCGGCTGGGCGGTCCAGCCGAACCGGCGCACCGTGGCCGGGGCGCTCGTCGAGGCGCTGGACCTGGTGCTCGGCGCCGGTACGGCGACCGGGCTGACCGTCGCCGGCCGGACCGACGCGGGGGTGCACGCCACCGGCCAGGTCTGCCACCTCGACCTGCCCGCCGACGTCTGGCGGGAGCACGACGGGCTGCTGCTGCGCCGGCTGGGCCGGCTGCTCCCCGGCGACGTGCGGGTACGCGCGATGACCGAGGTCCCGGGCGACTTCGACGCCCGCTTCTCGGCGACCTTCCGCCGCTACGAGTACCGGGTGACCGACGCGCCGTGGGGCGCCGAGCCGCTGCGCCGCCGGGACACCCTGGCCTGGCCGAAGCCGCTGGACCTGGGCGCGTTGAACGCCGCGGCGGCCGGCCTGGTGGGGGAGCACGACTTCGCCGCGTACTGCCGGCGCAAGGAGAACGCCACCACGGTGCGCGAGGTGACCCGGCTGGACTGGCGCCGGGACCCGGACGGCATCCTGGTCGCCACCGTGCAGGCCGACGCGTTCTGCCAGAACATGGTGCGCAGCCTGGTCGGGGCGATGCTGGTGGCCGGGGACGGTCGCCGGCCGGTCCAGTGGCCGGGTAGCCTGCTCAGCCGCCGCGAGCGGTCCAGTGAGGTGACGGTCGCGCCGGCGCACGGGCTGGCCCTGGTCGAGGTGGGCTATCCCACCGACCCGGCCGGGTACGCGGACCGCGCCGAGGTCACCCGCCGGCTCCGGGTGCCGGTCACCGAGGGCTGA